CAGTCGATGCGGCTTATAATGCCATTGCACGTGCCACTGGTCGTCAGATCAATATTACTAACTATAAATTAAGTGCCAAAGGCGAAGGTCAAAATGCGCTTGGGCAAGTCGATATTACTGCCAAATATAGCGAGCAGATGTTCCACGGTGTTGGTTTAGCCACCGACGTGGTTGAAGCGTCAGCTAAAGCGTTAGTTCATGTGATGAACTTAGTATACCGCGCAGATAAGGTTGCTGATTTTAAACAACAGATCCATAAAGAAAGGGAGTTAGGTAGCGTATGAGTTATCAAATAGCAGTTTTGTCGGGTGATGGTATTGGTCCTGAAGTGATGGCTGAAGCGCGTAAAGTGCTTAGTGCAGTAGAAGCGCGTTTTGGATTAGACATTAACTATACCGAATATGATGTTGGCGGCATTGCCATTGATAACCATGGTTGTCCTTTACCTGACGCTACTTTAAAAGGCTGCGAAGCCGCGGATGCGATTTTATTTGGCAGTGTGGGTGGCCCTAAGTGGGAGCACTTGCCGCCAAATGATCAACCTGAACGCGGCGCATTATTACCGTTACGTGGTCACTTTGAGCTATTTTGTAATTTACGCCCAGCTAAATTACATGACGGCTTAGAGCACATGTCACCTTTGCGTAGTGATATTTCCGCCCGTGGTTTTGATGTCTTGTGTGTGCGTGAGTTAACCGGTGGCATTTATTTTGGTAAACCCAAAGGACGCCAAGGAGAGGGGGAGGATGAGGAAGCCTTCGACACTATGCGTTATAGCCGTCGTGAAATTAGCCGAATTGCCCGTATTGCTTTTGAAGCCGCCCGTGGACGTAAAAACAAGGTCACTTCAGTAGATAAAGCCAATGTGCTGGCTTGCTCAGTATTATGGCGCCAAGTAGTAGAGGAAGTGGCTAAAGATTTTCCTGACGTTACCTTAGAGCACATCTATATTGATAACGCGACTATGCAGTTATTACGTCGTCCAGATGAGTTTGATGTGATGTTATGTTCTAATTTATTTGGTGATATTTTATCTGATGAAATTGCCATGTTAACGGGATCTATGGGGCTACTGTCATCAGCCAGCATGAACAGTAGCGGCTTTGGTTTGTTTGAACCAGCGGGGGGCAGTGCGCCTGATATTGCTGGTCAAGGCATTGCGAATCCAGTTGCGCAGATTTTATCTGCCGCATTGATGTTGCGTCATAGCTTAAAGCAAGAAGATGCCGCAAACGCCATTGAACGTGCAGTAACAAAAGCACTAGCAAGTGGTTATTTAACTGGGGAACTACTTTCTGCCGATAAGCGCAGCGAAGCAAAGTCGACAGCTCAAATGGGTGACTTTATCACTCAGGCAATTAAGGATGGTGTGTAATGGCCCAAGTGACCGGTAAAACCTTATATGAAAAAGTGTGGGATGCTCATATTGTTGCTAGCCCAGAAGGTGAGGCGCCAGTAGTGTATGTGGACCGCCATTTAGTCCATGAAGTGACATCTCCACAAGCCTTTAGTGGTTTAAAAGTGGCTGGACGTAAGCTACGTGCGCCACAAAAAACCTTTGCGACAATGGATCACAACACCTCGACCCGCAGTGCCAGTCTTGATGCGCTTAGCCCTATGGCACGCACTCAAGTTGACACTCTAGCGCAAAATTGTAAAGAGTTTGGCGTGCGCTTATATGATATTCATCACCCAAATCAAGGTATTGTCCATGTAATGGGTCCCGAGTTAGGGATTACTCTGCCAGGTACTGTGATTGTTTGTGGCGATTCACACACTGCGACTCATGGTGCATTTGGTGCATTGGCATTTGGTATTGGCACCTCAGAAGTTGAGCACGTGCTTGCAACACAGACTTTACGTCAGTTAAAAGCCAAAACCATGAAGATTGAAGTTCGCGGTAAAGTGACCGATGGTGTAACAGCGAAAGACATCGTATTAGCGATTATCGGCACCTTAGGTATGGATGGTGGTACAGGTTATGTGGTTGAGTTTTGTGGTGAA
The Shewanella vesiculosa DNA segment above includes these coding regions:
- the leuB gene encoding 3-isopropylmalate dehydrogenase; translated protein: MSYQIAVLSGDGIGPEVMAEARKVLSAVEARFGLDINYTEYDVGGIAIDNHGCPLPDATLKGCEAADAILFGSVGGPKWEHLPPNDQPERGALLPLRGHFELFCNLRPAKLHDGLEHMSPLRSDISARGFDVLCVRELTGGIYFGKPKGRQGEGEDEEAFDTMRYSRREISRIARIAFEAARGRKNKVTSVDKANVLACSVLWRQVVEEVAKDFPDVTLEHIYIDNATMQLLRRPDEFDVMLCSNLFGDILSDEIAMLTGSMGLLSSASMNSSGFGLFEPAGGSAPDIAGQGIANPVAQILSAALMLRHSLKQEDAANAIERAVTKALASGYLTGELLSADKRSEAKSTAQMGDFITQAIKDGV